The proteins below come from a single Miscanthus floridulus cultivar M001 chromosome 1, ASM1932011v1, whole genome shotgun sequence genomic window:
- the LOC136500307 gene encoding bZIP transcription factor 53-like — MVPPAAAQGAHRAAVITEEERRRNRMTSNRLSARKSRMKRQQYVDDLTAENERLRRENEAMRASVGDVLQQSRALEQENRVLAAHARQLCAALLLRNSQLRLLGDVSGVPLDVPGVPDHLVQLYGGVHMPVTPLSPSPSPPPLQLQLPLEIQLMLLQPDVMDAVGMLV, encoded by the coding sequence ATGGTTCCACCGGCGGCCGCCCAGGGAGCGCACCGCGCCGCGGTGATCACggaggaggagcggcggcgcAACCGCATGACCTCCAACCGGCTGTCGGCGCGCAAGTCCCGCATGAAGCGGCAGCAGTACGTCGACGACCTGACCGCGGAGAACGAGCGCCTGCGGCGCGAGAACGAGGCGATGCGCGCCAGCGTCGGCGACGTCCTGCAGCAGAGCCGCGCGCTGGAGCAGGAGAACCGGGTGCTCGCCGCGCACGCGCGCCAGCTGTGCGCCGCGCTCCTACTGCGGAACTCCCAGCTCCGCCTTCTCGGCGACGTGTCCGGCGTACCGCTCGACGTGCCGGGCGTGCCCGACCACCTCGTGCAGCTCTACGGCGGCGTGCACATGCCAGTCACGCcgctctcgccgtcgccgtcgccgccgcccctGCAACTGCAATTGCCGCTGGAGATCCAGCTGATGCTGCTCCAGCCCGACGTCATGGACGCCGTCGGTATGCTCGTGTGA